A window from Candidatus Zixiibacteriota bacterium encodes these proteins:
- a CDS encoding DUF6448 family protein — MKRSRVFLVTTVLLATLLWLLMAGVAGAHCDGLDGPVVTAARQALETGDINFVLVWVQAEDAQTIFEAFNQTLAVRKLGPEAMALADMYFFETLVRVHRAGEGAPYTGLKPVGREIGPVLPAADKALVDGNLEPVVGLILDAIHIGLHARFEAAMVGKNYKADDVDAGREFVEAYVSYIHYVEGLYALAAGESHGHEVEPETSPQSHEHR, encoded by the coding sequence ATGAAACGTTCCAGAGTTTTTCTCGTGACGACGGTGCTCCTGGCGACGCTGCTTTGGCTGCTCATGGCCGGAGTCGCAGGCGCCCATTGCGACGGACTCGATGGTCCGGTGGTGACTGCCGCCAGACAGGCGCTGGAAACCGGCGACATAAACTTCGTGCTGGTCTGGGTGCAGGCCGAGGACGCCCAGACGATCTTCGAGGCGTTCAATCAGACCCTCGCTGTTCGCAAACTAGGACCAGAGGCAATGGCCCTGGCCGACATGTATTTCTTCGAGACGCTGGTGCGCGTTCACCGGGCCGGCGAGGGCGCACCGTACACTGGCCTCAAGCCGGTGGGACGGGAAATCGGCCCGGTCCTCCCGGCAGCCGATAAGGCGCTGGTCGACGGCAATCTCGAACCGGTGGTGGGGCTTATTCTCGACGCGATTCACATAGGTCTTCACGCGCGATTCGAGGCAGCCATGGTCGGCAAGAACTACAAGGCCGACGATGTCGACGCCGGACGGGAGTTTGTCGAGGCGTACGTGTCGTATATACATTATGTCGAGGGACTTTACGCCCTAGCGGCGGGTGAATCGCATGGGCATGAGGTCGAACCAGAGACCTCGCCACAATCTCACGAACACCGCTGA
- a CDS encoding SemiSWEET transporter yields MNTATLIGLIAGTCTTTAFVPQLLKIWKSKSTRDISLWMYVVICTGIALWLIYGIIIDSLPVILANVVTLVIASAILILKIRYR; encoded by the coding sequence ATGAACACAGCTACCCTCATCGGTCTGATTGCCGGAACCTGCACGACTACCGCATTCGTTCCGCAACTCCTGAAAATCTGGAAAAGCAAGTCGACCCGCGATATCTCTCTCTGGATGTACGTGGTAATCTGCACCGGTATCGCCCTATGGCTCATCTACGGGATCATCATTGATTCCCTGCCGGTGATACTGGCGAATGTTGTCACGCTGGTGATTGCCTCGGCGATACTGATTCTGAAGATCCGTTACAGGTAG